A genomic stretch from Phocoena phocoena chromosome 9, mPhoPho1.1, whole genome shotgun sequence includes:
- the CCDC201 gene encoding coiled-coil domain-containing protein 201: MGFILVLEASLSGAELECLPHGGCTSGMCPVGLGVGPKAPLAVTFLDADLCALFWQLPELSSSEDERFSSVTRRTSLTRVLKHSTPEGAAPSWHSGLLVDVPSCQEGGSAGGSPLPVRSPWDLPSSPGELSPKAPLRKRRLSTIRASEVSSGQLGSNSDPFALEEDPPAPASVTRRRRQQQQRRSPRARRSPPNPGLPGIPNTARRRPRDPKRLAAATERLRQWEIHQLQSIEEATQHELTIEDD; the protein is encoded by the exons ATGGGTTTCATCTTGGTGCTGGAAGCTTCCCTCTCTGGGGCAGAACTGGAGTGTCTGCCTCATGGTGGTTGTACCTCAGGAATGTGCCCGGTGGGGCTTGGTGTCGGGCCCAAGGCTCCACTTGCTGTGACCTTCTTGGATGCTGACCTCTGTGCTTTGTTTTGGCAGCTTCCTGAGTTGAGCTCCTCTGAGGATGAGAGATTTTCTTCCGTGACCAGACGGACGTCCCTGACAAGGGTCCTAAAGCACAGCACCCCAGAGGGAGCTGCCCCCAGCTGGCACTCAGGGCTACTGGTCGATGTCCCCTCATGCCAGGAAGGGGGCTCCGCAGGCGGGTCCCCACTGCCTGTGCGCTCCCCCTGGGACCTCCCTTCGTCCCCGGGAGAGCTCAGCCCCAAGGCCCCCCTCAGAAAGAGGCGGCTTTCCACCATCCGGGCCTCTGAGGTGTCCAGCGGGCAGCTAGGATCCAACTCGGACCCCTTTGCGCTTGAGGAAGATCCCCCCGCGCCAGCCTCAGTCacccggcggcggcggcagcagcagcagcgcagGTCCCCCCGAGCAAGGAGATCGCCACCAAACCCGGGATTGCCCGGGATCCCGAACACAGCCAGGAGGAGGCCACGGGACCCGAAGAGGCTGGCTGCTGCG ACAGAGCGGCTGAGGCAGTGGGAGATCCACCAGCTTCAGAGCATCGAGGAGGCCACCCAGCACGAACTCACCATCGAAGACGACTGA